The following proteins come from a genomic window of Gemmatimonadota bacterium:
- a CDS encoding UPF0261 family protein, translated as MPKTIAIVGALDTKGDEFAFVKSEIERRGHGTLIIDTGVIGDSSVEADVSREQVAEAAGTTIDALKKRGDRGEAIDAMAAGVAEIVQGLYEAGVFDGIISMGGSAGTAVGTSAMRALPVGVPKVMVSTVAAGDTTNYVGIKDVSMIPSVVDVAGINRISRRIFANAAGAISGMVETEVQEAAEDKPLITASMFGNTTEAVDQARAIMEEAGYEVLVFHCTGAGGRTMEGLIDEGLIEGVLDITTTEWADELAGGVLTAGPERMDAAGRAGIPQVIVPGCLDMVNFWAPDTVPEQYRDRRLHKWNPNITLMRTNVEENARLGQIIAEKANASSGPVSIFLPLKGVSILDSPGNEFWWPEADQALYNAIKTNVSADVSVTELDCNINDPAFAEAVTGRLLSDLKG; from the coding sequence ATGCCAAAAACCATTGCCATCGTAGGCGCACTGGATACCAAGGGCGATGAATTCGCCTTCGTTAAAAGCGAGATCGAACGACGAGGACACGGAACGCTGATCATCGATACGGGCGTCATTGGCGACTCATCCGTCGAAGCGGACGTGTCCCGGGAACAGGTTGCCGAAGCCGCCGGTACGACGATCGACGCCTTGAAGAAGCGAGGCGACCGCGGCGAGGCCATCGATGCCATGGCGGCCGGTGTCGCGGAGATCGTGCAGGGCCTGTATGAAGCCGGCGTGTTCGACGGGATCATCAGCATGGGCGGATCGGCCGGCACCGCGGTGGGGACGAGCGCCATGCGGGCGTTGCCCGTGGGCGTGCCCAAGGTGATGGTGTCCACGGTGGCCGCGGGCGACACGACCAATTACGTGGGGATCAAGGACGTGTCGATGATCCCCTCCGTCGTGGACGTGGCCGGCATCAACCGCATCAGCCGCAGGATCTTCGCCAATGCCGCGGGCGCGATCTCCGGCATGGTGGAAACCGAGGTGCAGGAAGCGGCGGAAGACAAGCCGCTCATAACCGCCAGCATGTTCGGCAACACCACCGAGGCCGTGGACCAGGCCCGGGCCATCATGGAGGAAGCGGGCTATGAGGTACTCGTCTTCCACTGCACCGGTGCCGGTGGACGGACCATGGAGGGCCTGATCGACGAGGGCCTGATCGAGGGCGTGCTCGACATCACCACCACGGAATGGGCCGACGAACTGGCCGGTGGCGTGCTGACCGCTGGCCCCGAACGCATGGACGCGGCCGGCAGGGCGGGCATCCCCCAGGTGATCGTGCCGGGCTGCCTGGACATGGTGAACTTCTGGGCGCCGGACACGGTGCCGGAGCAATACCGCGACCGCAGGCTGCACAAGTGGAATCCGAACATCACGCTGATGCGGACCAACGTTGAGGAGAACGCCCGCCTCGGTCAGATCATTGCGGAGAAGGCCAACGCTTCGAGCGGGCCGGTGTCCATCTTTCTGCCCCTGAAGGGCGTGTCCATCCTCGACAGCCCGGGGAACGAGTTCTGGTGGCCCGAGGCCGATCAGGCGTTGTACAACGCCATCAAGACCAACGTATCCGCCGATGTGTCGGTGACGGAATTGGACTGCAACATCAACGATCCGGCATTCGCGGAAGCGGTCACCGGACGGCTTCTCTCCGATCTGAAGGGGTAG
- a CDS encoding flippase-like domain-containing protein: MNLLKKAWGWLRWLVALGILAYLIYLYREQYVDFIRREIDFTFLGIGVVLATTATVLAFFRWYLLARGQKLVLGFREAVRLGFVSNLFNYLAPGTAGGDIVRAVGIARRQKSRRTVAAATVLLDRLIGMLALLIVGSAAALLNQDLWHHREIMVAVLVFWGGALAGLICVAVSLRFRLLNWTFFQRLTRLKFVGPFFAELAGSLELYQTRRSALTEALLIGLAGQFFMLSAFYCCAMALLPGAAAPDYWAHLMLIPAAEIIGTFAPVPGGVGALEGAVIYIYHLVSTTADGSVPGTVAQATGLAAALTYRIVRVTVAAAGALYYMVTDRNWKERLGLEEA; this comes from the coding sequence ATGAACCTGCTCAAGAAGGCCTGGGGATGGCTCCGGTGGCTTGTCGCGTTGGGCATCCTCGCCTACCTGATCTATCTCTACCGCGAACAGTACGTCGACTTCATCCGCCGCGAAATCGACTTCACCTTCCTGGGCATCGGCGTCGTGCTGGCCACGACGGCGACCGTACTGGCCTTCTTCCGCTGGTACCTTCTCGCCCGGGGCCAGAAACTGGTGCTGGGATTCCGCGAGGCCGTCCGCCTGGGATTCGTCAGCAACCTGTTCAACTACCTCGCGCCCGGGACCGCGGGCGGCGACATCGTCCGTGCCGTGGGCATCGCGCGGCGCCAGAAGTCGAGGCGGACCGTCGCCGCGGCCACAGTGCTGCTCGACCGGTTGATCGGCATGCTGGCGCTGCTGATCGTCGGATCGGCGGCCGCGCTGCTGAACCAGGACCTCTGGCATCACCGGGAGATCATGGTCGCCGTCCTGGTCTTCTGGGGCGGCGCCCTGGCCGGACTGATCTGCGTGGCGGTTTCCCTCCGTTTTCGCCTGCTGAACTGGACCTTCTTCCAGCGGCTAACCCGTCTTAAGTTCGTCGGACCGTTCTTCGCCGAACTGGCGGGCAGCCTGGAACTCTATCAGACGCGGCGCAGCGCGCTCACCGAAGCTTTGCTCATCGGCCTGGCCGGCCAGTTCTTCATGCTGTCGGCCTTCTATTGCTGCGCGATGGCGCTCCTGCCCGGTGCGGCCGCGCCGGACTACTGGGCCCACCTCATGCTGATCCCCGCGGCCGAGATCATCGGCACCTTCGCGCCGGTACCGGGAGGCGTCGGCGCGCTGGAAGGCGCGGTCATCTATATCTACCACCTCGTCAGCACGACCGCCGACGGATCGGTCCCGGGTACGGTCGCCCAGGCCACGGGACTGGCCGCCGCTCTGACGTACCGGATCGTGCGGGTCACTGTCGCCGCCGCAGGCGCGCTGTACTACATGGTTACGGATAGAAACTGGAAGGAAAGACTGGGGCTGGAAGAGGCCTGA
- a CDS encoding vitamin B12-dependent ribonucleotide reductase: MEETEESAAGGSAEVSVDDATSVDAPVDAPDDAPIEVPAASGGLSVERLYSNPGHDPYDGVEWEKRTATIAGDGGEVVFEQKDVEIPVDWSQLATNVVVSKYFRGPLGTPKRENSVKHMINRVADTIAGWGRAQGYFASEEDADAFQNELKQIILHQRATFNSPVWFNAGVEDTPQCSACFILSVDDSMESILEWCKVEGMIFKGGSGAGVNLSRIRSSKEILSSGGQASGPVSFMRAADSVAGSIKSGGKTRRAAKMVVLDIDHPDVVEFIWCKANEERKAYALGDAGWDMTLNGDAWSSIQFQNANNSVRVTDDFLDAVENDGEWTLQSVTKKKPVENLKAKDVMSWIAEAAWQCGDPGMQYDTTINDWHTCANTDRINASNPCSEYMHLDNSACNLASINLLKYLTDEGTFDVVGFIHTVNIMIMAQDIIVDNASYPTEKIGENARAFRQLGLGYANLGALLMAMGLPYDSDGGRAFAGAITALMTGQGYYRSSELAEYLGTFAGYDVNSEPMLRVMQKHRDAVDDIQAEMVDKNLLDAARTAWDNALANGKMHGYKNSQATVLAPTGTIAFMMDCDTTGIEPDIALVKYKRLVGGGTMKIVNRTVYSALEKLGYSKPQIERIVHYIDEHGTIEGAPHLLQEHLPVFDCAFRTENGSRSIHHMGHVKMMAAAQPFISGAISKTVNLPNEATVEDVMNVYLKGGELGLKALAIYRDGSKRTQPLSTKASEKEEAAEVQPVRRRLPDEREAVTHKFSIAGHEGYLTVGLFEDGQPGEIFLRMSKEGSTVSGMMDAFATAISVSLQYGVPLESLIRKFSHMRFEPAGMTGNKDVPIAKSITDYIFRWLAVKFLPEDSHSEIVADQDMDNTMHSNAMDQTMTAQENQEHEVYVAQADAPSCSDCGSLMTRNGSCYVCRECGSTSGCS; the protein is encoded by the coding sequence ATGGAAGAGACGGAGGAATCTGCGGCCGGAGGGTCTGCCGAAGTGTCCGTCGATGACGCGACCTCAGTCGACGCGCCAGTCGACGCACCTGACGACGCGCCCATCGAAGTGCCTGCCGCATCCGGCGGACTTTCCGTCGAGCGGCTGTACAGCAATCCCGGCCATGATCCCTACGACGGCGTGGAGTGGGAGAAGCGGACGGCCACCATAGCCGGGGACGGCGGCGAAGTCGTCTTCGAGCAGAAGGACGTGGAGATCCCGGTCGACTGGTCGCAGCTGGCCACCAACGTCGTCGTGTCCAAGTACTTCCGCGGACCCCTGGGCACCCCGAAGCGCGAGAACAGCGTCAAGCACATGATCAACCGCGTGGCGGACACGATCGCGGGCTGGGGGCGCGCGCAGGGTTACTTCGCCTCGGAGGAAGACGCTGATGCCTTCCAGAACGAACTGAAGCAGATCATCCTCCATCAGCGGGCCACGTTCAACAGTCCGGTGTGGTTCAACGCGGGCGTCGAGGACACGCCCCAGTGCTCGGCGTGCTTCATCCTTTCGGTCGACGACTCCATGGAGTCCATCCTCGAGTGGTGCAAGGTCGAAGGCATGATCTTCAAGGGCGGTTCGGGCGCCGGGGTGAATCTGTCCCGGATCCGTTCCTCCAAAGAAATCCTCTCCTCGGGCGGCCAGGCCTCCGGGCCGGTCTCCTTCATGCGGGCGGCCGATTCGGTGGCCGGATCCATAAAGTCGGGCGGCAAGACCCGGCGGGCGGCCAAGATGGTCGTCCTGGACATCGACCATCCGGATGTCGTGGAGTTCATCTGGTGCAAGGCGAACGAGGAGCGCAAGGCCTACGCCCTCGGTGACGCCGGCTGGGACATGACCCTGAACGGCGACGCGTGGAGCTCCATCCAGTTCCAGAACGCCAACAACTCCGTGCGGGTGACGGACGACTTCCTGGACGCGGTGGAGAATGACGGTGAATGGACGCTGCAGTCGGTCACGAAGAAGAAGCCGGTGGAAAACCTTAAGGCGAAGGACGTCATGTCCTGGATCGCGGAAGCCGCGTGGCAGTGCGGCGACCCGGGCATGCAATACGACACGACCATCAACGACTGGCACACCTGCGCCAACACGGACCGCATCAACGCGAGCAATCCCTGTTCCGAGTACATGCACCTGGACAACAGCGCGTGCAACCTGGCCTCGATCAACCTGCTCAAGTACCTGACCGACGAAGGCACCTTCGACGTGGTGGGATTCATCCACACGGTCAACATCATGATCATGGCACAGGACATCATCGTCGACAACGCGAGCTACCCCACGGAGAAGATCGGCGAGAACGCCCGCGCCTTCCGGCAACTGGGACTGGGCTACGCCAATCTAGGTGCGCTGCTCATGGCCATGGGCCTGCCCTACGACAGCGACGGGGGCCGCGCCTTCGCCGGCGCCATCACGGCGCTGATGACCGGCCAGGGATACTACCGGTCCTCGGAACTCGCCGAGTACCTGGGCACCTTCGCCGGCTACGACGTCAACAGCGAGCCCATGCTGCGGGTGATGCAGAAGCACCGGGACGCCGTGGACGACATCCAGGCGGAGATGGTGGACAAGAACCTGCTGGACGCCGCGCGCACCGCGTGGGACAACGCACTCGCCAATGGCAAGATGCACGGGTACAAGAACAGCCAGGCCACGGTGCTCGCGCCCACGGGGACCATCGCCTTCATGATGGATTGCGACACGACGGGCATCGAGCCCGACATCGCCCTGGTCAAGTACAAGCGCCTGGTGGGCGGCGGGACCATGAAGATCGTGAACCGCACCGTCTATTCCGCCCTGGAGAAGCTGGGTTACTCCAAGCCGCAGATCGAGCGGATCGTCCATTACATCGACGAGCACGGGACCATCGAAGGCGCGCCCCACCTGCTCCAGGAACACCTGCCGGTCTTCGACTGCGCGTTCCGGACCGAAAACGGAAGCCGTTCCATCCACCACATGGGCCACGTGAAGATGATGGCCGCGGCGCAGCCCTTCATTTCGGGCGCCATATCCAAGACGGTCAACCTGCCCAACGAGGCGACGGTCGAAGACGTCATGAACGTCTATTTGAAGGGTGGGGAACTGGGGCTCAAGGCCCTGGCCATCTACCGCGACGGGTCGAAACGCACCCAGCCGCTCAGTACCAAGGCGTCGGAGAAGGAAGAGGCCGCCGAGGTCCAACCCGTTCGCCGCCGGCTGCCGGACGAGCGCGAGGCGGTCACGCACAAGTTCAGCATCGCCGGCCACGAAGGCTACCTGACCGTCGGACTCTTCGAAGACGGCCAGCCGGGCGAGATCTTCCTGCGCATGTCCAAGGAAGGCAGCACCGTATCCGGCATGATGGACGCCTTCGCCACGGCCATTTCCGTGTCGCTGCAGTACGGCGTGCCCCTGGAGAGCCTGATCCGCAAGTTCAGCCACATGCGGTTCGAGCCGGCCGGGATGACGGGCAACAAGGACGTGCCCATCGCCAAGTCCATCACCGATTACATCTTCCGGTGGCTCGCGGTGAAGTTCCTGCCCGAGGACAGCCATTCCGAGATCGTGGCGGACCAGGACATGGACAACACCATGCACTCGAACGCCATGGACCAGACCATGACCGCGCAGGAAAACCAGGAGCACGAGGTCTACGTTGCCCAGGCCGACGCGCCGTCCTGTTCGGACTGCGGCAGCCTGATGACCCGCAACGGTTCCTGCTACGTGTGCCGTGAGTGTGGATCGACGAGTGGTTGTTCGTGA
- the nrdR gene encoding transcriptional repressor NrdR: MRCPACGTLNSHVVDSRTIQSGRTIRRRRECLSCTKRFTTYEAIEEEELMVVKSDGRREVFDRGKIMRGLKLACTKRMVSADQLHELVDRVVYHVSNLSEREVSSDKIGEFIIRELRKIDEVAYVRFASVYRDFKDRSEFADELEQLEKQELAAVVKDQPDQG; encoded by the coding sequence ATGCGATGTCCTGCGTGTGGCACGCTCAACAGCCACGTTGTAGACTCCCGAACCATCCAGAGCGGTAGAACGATCCGCCGCCGCCGCGAGTGCCTGTCCTGCACCAAGCGATTCACGACCTACGAAGCCATCGAAGAAGAAGAACTGATGGTGGTGAAATCCGATGGCCGGCGGGAAGTCTTCGACCGCGGAAAGATCATGCGAGGTCTGAAGCTGGCGTGCACGAAGCGCATGGTTTCCGCAGATCAACTTCACGAGCTTGTGGACCGTGTCGTGTACCACGTAAGCAACCTGAGCGAACGCGAGGTCTCCTCCGACAAGATCGGCGAATTCATCATCCGGGAACTGCGAAAGATCGATGAAGTGGCCTACGTGCGTTTCGCGTCGGTCTACCGGGATTTCAAGGACAGGAGCGAGTTCGCGGATGAGCTCGAACAACTGGAGAAGCAGGAGCTGGCTGCGGTCGTCAAGGACCAGCCCGATCAGGGCTGA
- a CDS encoding FtsX-like permease family protein translates to MFRNYLTVAVRHLNRQKGYASINVMSLALGIACALLILLYIRDELSYDRYHEKADRIYRVISEERDGDQVVRTAEVMMPTVKFMREDFPEVEDMVRFNPPGNAWMIKYGDRGFYERNFYLADSSVFNVFDVPLIAGDPRTALAGIDKVVLSESIARKYFGDENPIGKILDAEGSFHFEVTGIMRDLPANTHLGFDILAAFRIQEHYADKSADVWDWRKSYSYVLLREGSDPGELEARLPDFVEKYVGDRYDGDSSTLTLRLQPVTDIHLHSRLERELTPNSDIRYVYLFGAIAVFIILIACINFMNLATARSAGRAGEIGLRKTFGAARSQVIRQFISESMLMTGIAVGVALLLALLSLPWFSVITGKTISLDAGTVWFALGAVVAIGAVVGFAAGSYPALYLSGLAPVHALSGLRSMGAGNTAIRRILVVGQFVISIALIICTGVVYSQLDFIRARNMGLNSDQVVAVPQTFAPVVVKSGVYKARLKEIPAVTIVSMNFLLPGHKNAAAPIKARGRSQDESSTIDMYQAWVDDDFIEIFGIELVAGRNFDSAFPGDWTATGAVVINEAAVDRLGYASAGEALGKEIEGLQELITDSNERGELRPSIVGVVRDFHYAALHEPIEPLVLFPNYPGGYAMIKIDAGRMSEGLSAIEEAWHEVNPDWALEYFFVEDTFARLHEAEERFARIFVSFAVLAVIIGCLGLVGLSSFTAERRTKEIGVRKVLGASAPSLIALLSGEYFRLVIAAIVVAWPVAYLAMNAWLEGFAYRVSLDWTTFILAGSLAMAIALLTVSFQAVRAAAANPVEALRME, encoded by the coding sequence ATGTTCCGTAACTACCTGACGGTGGCCGTGCGCCATCTGAACCGCCAGAAGGGCTACGCGTCCATCAACGTGATGAGCCTTGCGCTCGGGATCGCGTGCGCGCTCCTCATCCTTCTATACATCCGCGACGAGCTTAGTTACGACCGGTACCATGAGAAGGCTGACCGTATCTACCGCGTAATCTCGGAAGAGCGCGACGGCGACCAGGTGGTCCGCACGGCAGAAGTGATGATGCCCACGGTCAAATTCATGCGCGAAGACTTCCCCGAAGTGGAAGACATGGTGCGCTTCAATCCGCCCGGCAACGCCTGGATGATCAAGTACGGGGACCGGGGCTTTTACGAACGGAACTTCTACCTGGCCGACTCGTCGGTCTTCAACGTGTTCGACGTGCCGCTGATAGCCGGCGATCCCCGTACGGCCCTGGCCGGAATCGACAAAGTCGTCCTGTCGGAGTCCATCGCCCGGAAGTACTTCGGCGACGAAAACCCAATAGGCAAGATCCTGGACGCCGAAGGATCCTTCCACTTCGAGGTGACCGGAATCATGCGGGACCTGCCTGCCAACACGCACCTCGGATTCGACATCCTCGCGGCGTTCCGGATCCAGGAGCACTACGCGGATAAATCAGCCGACGTGTGGGACTGGCGCAAGTCGTACAGCTACGTCCTGCTTCGCGAGGGCAGCGATCCGGGTGAACTGGAAGCCAGGCTGCCCGACTTCGTGGAGAAGTACGTGGGCGACCGATATGACGGTGATTCTTCGACATTGACCTTGAGGCTGCAGCCGGTCACGGATATTCATCTTCACTCTCGTCTCGAGCGGGAATTGACCCCGAACAGCGATATCCGGTACGTCTACCTCTTCGGCGCCATCGCCGTATTCATCATCCTCATCGCGTGTATCAACTTCATGAACCTGGCCACCGCGCGGTCCGCGGGAAGGGCCGGGGAAATCGGCCTGCGAAAGACCTTCGGCGCGGCCAGAAGCCAGGTGATCCGGCAGTTCATCAGCGAGTCCATGCTCATGACCGGGATTGCGGTTGGCGTTGCCCTCCTGCTTGCCTTGCTGAGCCTGCCGTGGTTTAGCGTGATAACGGGAAAAACCATATCCCTGGACGCGGGGACTGTGTGGTTCGCCCTGGGCGCCGTCGTGGCGATCGGCGCCGTGGTGGGGTTTGCCGCGGGAAGCTATCCGGCCCTTTACCTGTCCGGGCTCGCACCGGTCCACGCGCTGAGCGGCCTGCGCTCCATGGGCGCCGGAAATACTGCCATCCGCCGGATCCTGGTCGTGGGACAGTTCGTGATTTCGATCGCCCTGATCATCTGCACCGGCGTGGTCTACAGCCAGCTCGATTTCATACGCGCACGAAACATGGGGCTCAATTCCGACCAGGTCGTCGCGGTGCCTCAGACCTTCGCGCCGGTGGTCGTAAAATCCGGCGTCTACAAAGCACGGCTGAAGGAAATACCTGCGGTGACGATCGTCTCGATGAATTTCCTGCTTCCCGGGCACAAGAACGCCGCGGCGCCGATCAAGGCGCGCGGACGGAGCCAGGACGAATCATCGACGATCGATATGTACCAGGCCTGGGTGGACGATGATTTCATCGAGATTTTCGGCATCGAACTGGTGGCGGGTAGGAACTTCGATTCCGCGTTCCCCGGCGACTGGACGGCGACGGGTGCGGTGGTCATCAACGAAGCGGCCGTTGACCGGCTTGGCTATGCATCCGCCGGCGAAGCGTTGGGCAAGGAGATCGAAGGGCTGCAGGAACTGATTACGGATTCCAATGAGCGCGGTGAATTACGGCCGTCGATCGTTGGCGTGGTCAGGGATTTCCATTACGCCGCATTACACGAACCCATTGAACCGCTGGTGCTGTTTCCGAACTACCCGGGCGGTTACGCCATGATCAAAATAGATGCCGGCCGCATGTCCGAAGGGCTTTCGGCGATCGAGGAAGCCTGGCATGAAGTAAATCCCGATTGGGCTCTCGAATACTTCTTCGTGGAGGACACCTTTGCGCGCCTGCATGAAGCCGAGGAGCGTTTTGCCAGGATCTTCGTAAGCTTCGCCGTACTGGCCGTTATCATCGGCTGCCTCGGGCTCGTCGGGCTGTCCTCCTTCACCGCGGAACGGCGCACGAAGGAAATCGGAGTCCGCAAGGTCCTTGGCGCATCTGCCCCCAGTCTGATCGCACTGTTGTCCGGCGAATACTTCCGGCTAGTGATCGCGGCCATCGTGGTGGCCTGGCCCGTAGCCTACCTCGCGATGAACGCCTGGCTCGAAGGTTTCGCCTACCGCGTCAGCCTGGATTGGACCACCTTCATCCTCGCCGGTTCCCTCGCCATGGCGATCGCCCTGCTCACCGTCAGTTTCCAGGCCGTGCGGGCCGCTGCCGCGAATCCGGTCGAGGCCTTGCGGATGGAGTAG
- a CDS encoding FtsX-like permease family protein: MFRNYVTVALRHLSRRKGYSFINVMSLALGIACCVLIMLYIRDELSYDRYHAKADRIYRVIAEERQGGGVIRTIRTAEVMTPTARFMREDFPEVEDMVRLNPPVNAWMVKYGDRGFYERDFYLADSSVFNVFDVPLLAGNPRTALSGRNRVVLSQSVARKYFGDENPLGKILDAEGTFHLEVAGVMANLPSNTHLGFDILASFRIHEAFTEQSLDDWGWRKSYSYVLLREGSDPAELEARLPAFVEKYVGDIYDGESSSLTYRLQPVTDIHLYSRLERELTPNSDIRYVYLFAAIAVFIILIACINFMNLATARSAGRAREIGMRKVFGAGRGQVMRQFLSESLIMSGLGACIAVLSVVIGLPWFSLVSGKTISLGADTAWFILGSAAVTGIVVGLISGSYPALYLSGLAPIDTLKGALSGDAGNVGMRRTLVAGQFVISIALIICTGVVYDQLDYIRNRNLGMDTERLVAVPLTFTPVIEKARLYRQRVRESPHVEDATATFILPFHKNAVITAVVRRLGEDDNAKIEMNQAWTDDMFFETFGMELAAGRFFDRAYIADWYGAGGGTILNEAAVSRLGYGSAEEALDGQFDWVFDERHGFDEETAEPRSIVGVVKDFHYASLHEPIEPLVLFPESDGSHVVVKISANQLSEGLSAIEEAWRDTNPDFAFEYFFVEDTYARLYEAEQRFGRIFVSFAALAVFIACLGLVGLSSFTAERRTKEIGVRKVLGASTPNLIGLMSGEFVRLVIVANVIAWPAAYFAMNRWLDDFAYRVDLDGMTFVLAGALAIVLALLTVSYQAVRAATANPVESLRTE; encoded by the coding sequence ATGTTCAGAAACTACGTCACGGTTGCCCTCCGGCATCTGAGCCGCAGGAAGGGTTACTCGTTCATCAACGTGATGAGCCTGGCGCTCGGGATCGCGTGCTGCGTCCTCATCATGCTGTATATCCGGGACGAACTGAGCTATGACCGTTATCACGCCAAAGCGGACCGCATCTACCGCGTGATCGCCGAGGAACGCCAGGGCGGCGGAGTTATTCGGACCATACGGACCGCGGAAGTCATGACGCCCACGGCCAGGTTCATGCGAGAAGACTTCCCCGAAGTGGAAGACATGGTACGTCTCAACCCGCCCGTGAACGCCTGGATGGTCAAGTACGGCGACCGGGGATTCTACGAACGCGATTTCTACCTGGCCGACTCTTCGGTCTTTAATGTCTTTGACGTCCCGCTTTTGGCAGGCAATCCCCGGACCGCGCTGAGCGGAAGGAACCGGGTCGTGTTGTCCCAGTCTGTGGCCCGGAAGTATTTCGGCGACGAGAACCCCCTGGGAAAGATCCTGGACGCCGAAGGGACCTTTCACCTGGAAGTGGCCGGCGTCATGGCGAACCTGCCGTCCAATACGCACCTCGGATTCGACATTCTTGCGTCATTCCGGATCCATGAGGCGTTTACAGAGCAGTCACTCGACGATTGGGGCTGGCGAAAGTCGTACAGCTACGTCCTGCTCCGGGAGGGAAGCGATCCGGCCGAACTGGAAGCCAGGTTGCCCGCTTTTGTGGAGAAGTACGTCGGCGATATCTACGACGGCGAATCGTCATCGCTGACCTACCGGCTGCAGCCCGTGACGGACATCCACCTTTATTCCCGGCTCGAGCGGGAACTAACGCCGAACAGCGACATCAGGTACGTGTATCTCTTTGCCGCTATCGCCGTGTTCATCATCCTCATCGCCTGCATCAACTTCATGAACCTGGCAACCGCACGGTCTGCGGGAAGGGCCCGGGAAATCGGAATGCGCAAGGTCTTCGGCGCAGGCCGGGGCCAGGTGATGCGGCAGTTCCTGAGCGAATCTCTGATCATGAGCGGCCTGGGGGCGTGTATCGCGGTGCTGTCGGTGGTGATTGGGTTGCCCTGGTTCAGCCTGGTATCAGGCAAAACCATTTCACTGGGCGCGGATACCGCGTGGTTCATCCTGGGCTCCGCGGCGGTGACCGGCATCGTTGTCGGGCTGATATCGGGAAGCTATCCCGCGCTTTACCTGTCCGGACTCGCTCCGATCGATACCCTGAAGGGCGCGTTGTCCGGGGATGCCGGCAACGTGGGTATGCGCAGAACGCTGGTCGCGGGCCAGTTCGTAATCTCGATCGCCCTGATCATCTGTACAGGCGTCGTGTACGACCAGCTCGACTACATCCGAAACCGGAATCTGGGTATGGACACGGAACGGCTCGTCGCCGTGCCGCTGACGTTTACCCCGGTCATTGAAAAGGCGCGACTATACAGGCAGCGGGTGAGGGAAAGTCCGCACGTGGAGGATGCCACGGCTACCTTTATCCTGCCTTTTCACAAGAACGCCGTGATCACCGCCGTGGTGCGCAGATTGGGCGAAGATGATAACGCCAAGATCGAAATGAACCAGGCCTGGACGGACGACATGTTTTTCGAAACGTTCGGCATGGAACTGGCCGCCGGCAGGTTCTTCGATCGCGCGTACATCGCCGACTGGTATGGAGCGGGCGGCGGGACGATATTAAACGAAGCCGCCGTTTCCCGGCTGGGTTACGGTTCCGCCGAGGAAGCCCTGGATGGTCAGTTTGACTGGGTGTTTGACGAGCGACACGGTTTCGATGAGGAAACCGCGGAACCGCGCAGTATCGTCGGTGTCGTGAAAGACTTCCACTACGCTTCGCTGCATGAACCCATCGAACCTCTGGTGCTTTTTCCCGAATCCGACGGCAGCCACGTGGTCGTCAAGATCAGCGCCAATCAACTTTCGGAAGGGCTTTCGGCGATCGAGGAAGCGTGGCGCGACACAAACCCCGACTTCGCCTTCGAGTACTTTTTCGTCGAAGATACCTATGCGCGCCTCTACGAAGCCGAGCAGCGCTTCGGCAGGATATTCGTCAGTTTCGCCGCACTGGCCGTGTTTATCGCTTGCCTCGGTCTCGTGGGCCTCTCCTCCTTCACCGCGGAACGGCGCACGAAGGAAATCGGAGTGCGCAAGGTCCTCGGCGCGTCCACGCCGAACCTGATCGGGTTGATGTCAGGGGAATTCGTCCGGCTCGTGATCGTGGCCAACGTAATCGCCTGGCCGGCCGCCTATTTCGCGATGAATCGTTGGCTCGACGATTTCGCGTATCGCGTCGACCTGGACGGTATGACCTTCGTCCTGGCCGGCGCCCTTGCCATCGTCCTCGCCCTCCTGACGGTGAGTTACCAGGCCGTGCGGGCGGCCACGGCCAATCCGGTCGAGTCCCTGCGAACCGAGTAA